Proteins encoded within one genomic window of Halorussus salilacus:
- a CDS encoding glycosyltransferase has protein sequence MTRPVASFVVPARDEAAYLPETLDSIRAQRSDRPYELLVVDGDSDDATAEVARQYDAAVVEQSGTGIGDARHRGAERSRGEWLAFVDADTAVRPDYLDSMLDFARSEGLAAASSRCRMRGPARARVMEATINHVFPRLARPVLPGFNCVVARDAYFRVGGFPDVPNEDTAFSRRLAREEPTGYHPEALVETSARRIARSGLTGTLYHYLRLDWRRIRAEY, from the coding sequence ATGACCCGTCCAGTCGCGAGCTTCGTCGTTCCCGCGAGGGACGAAGCCGCCTACCTGCCCGAGACGCTCGACAGCATCCGCGCCCAGCGGAGCGACCGCCCGTACGAACTCCTCGTCGTGGACGGCGACAGCGACGACGCGACCGCCGAGGTCGCACGGCAGTACGACGCCGCGGTCGTCGAACAGTCCGGAACCGGCATCGGCGACGCGCGCCACCGCGGGGCCGAGCGCTCCCGCGGGGAGTGGCTGGCGTTCGTGGACGCCGACACCGCGGTCCGGCCCGACTACCTCGACTCGATGCTCGACTTCGCGCGCTCGGAGGGGCTCGCGGCGGCATCCTCGCGGTGTCGCATGCGGGGTCCCGCGCGGGCGAGGGTGATGGAGGCCACCATCAACCACGTCTTCCCGCGACTCGCCCGCCCCGTCCTGCCGGGGTTCAACTGCGTCGTGGCCCGGGACGCCTACTTCCGGGTCGGCGGGTTCCCGGACGTGCCCAACGAGGACACCGCGTTCAGTCGGCGACTCGCCCGCGAGGAGCCGACGGGCTACCATCCCGAGGCGCTCGTCGAGACCTCCGCGCGCCGAATCGCGCGGTCGGGACTGACGGGAACGCTGTACCACTACCTGCGTCTCGACTGGCGACGGATTCGGGCGGAGTACTGA
- a CDS encoding YqaA family protein, whose amino-acid sequence MIPEVHSIPIAQFASLAVEPLVVSGGDFVERIVASATGWPGMGVIFVYSFLIAFVLPGPSEVVLVAPVDLGLPQWGNLGAIMLVSAVGKAVGSLFAFHIGQEVKHSGPVTRWLRRSRWNVLEWSEARSVQLAQQYGYGGLAIALSVPFFPDTISIYAFAVLEKNYTRFAVATFLGSLGRLVVTVGFFGGLFAVF is encoded by the coding sequence ATGATTCCCGAAGTACACTCGATTCCGATAGCACAGTTCGCGTCGCTGGCCGTCGAACCGCTCGTGGTCTCCGGTGGCGACTTCGTCGAGCGAATCGTCGCCTCGGCGACCGGCTGGCCCGGCATGGGCGTCATCTTCGTGTACTCGTTTCTCATCGCGTTCGTGCTCCCCGGACCCAGCGAGGTCGTGCTGGTCGCGCCGGTCGATTTGGGCCTGCCCCAATGGGGGAACCTCGGGGCCATCATGCTCGTCAGCGCGGTCGGAAAGGCCGTCGGAAGCCTGTTCGCGTTCCACATCGGTCAGGAGGTCAAGCACTCCGGGCCAGTGACCCGGTGGTTGCGCCGGTCCCGGTGGAACGTGCTGGAGTGGTCGGAGGCCCGCTCGGTCCAGCTCGCCCAGCAGTACGGCTACGGCGGCCTCGCCATCGCGCTGTCGGTCCCGTTCTTCCCCGACACCATCTCGATCTACGCGTTCGCCGTGCTGGAGAAGAACTACACGCGGTTCGCCGTGGCGACGTTCCTCGGGAGTCTGGGTCGGCTCGTCGTCACGGTCGGGTTCTTCGGTGGTCTCTTCGCGGTGTTCTGA
- a CDS encoding GtrA family protein, whose translation MVRAFLRNLVDGPIATQLRRFVTVGIFTAGVQMVLLWLFVDVAGLNYLVGAFFAIEITIVLSYVLNNAWTFRESRRTGGLEYLAGLLKTNVVRGTAIPIQLGVLFVLVEWRHVPYLLANAVAIVISGIYRYVLDARWTWGHT comes from the coding sequence ATGGTCCGAGCATTCCTCCGGAACCTCGTCGACGGGCCGATCGCCACGCAACTCCGGCGGTTCGTCACCGTCGGAATCTTCACGGCGGGGGTCCAGATGGTCCTGCTGTGGCTGTTCGTCGACGTGGCGGGTCTGAACTACCTCGTCGGCGCGTTCTTCGCCATCGAGATAACCATCGTGCTGTCGTACGTCCTGAACAACGCCTGGACCTTCCGCGAGTCCCGCCGGACCGGCGGGCTCGAGTATCTGGCCGGACTGCTCAAGACGAACGTGGTCCGCGGCACCGCGATTCCGATACAGCTCGGGGTGCTGTTCGTGCTCGTGGAGTGGCGACACGTCCCGTACCTGCTCGCCAACGCGGTCGCAATCGTCATCAGCGGAATCTACAGGTACGTCCTCGACGCACGATGGACGTGGGGGCACACATGA